In one window of Ovis aries strain OAR_USU_Benz2616 breed Rambouillet chromosome 3, ARS-UI_Ramb_v3.0, whole genome shotgun sequence DNA:
- the MRPL30 gene encoding large ribosomal subunit protein uL30m has product MAGILRSVVRRPPGRLQTATKGVEPLVCTDWIRHKFTRSRIPDEVFQPSPEDHEKYGGDPQQPHKLHIVTRIKSAKRRPYWEKDIIKMLGLQKAHTPQVHKNIPSVNAKLKVVKHLIRIKPLKLPQGLPTEEDMSNTCLKSTGELVVRWLLNPTDQEAKKC; this is encoded by the exons ATGGCAGGGATTTTGCGCTCAGTAGTTCGGAGGCCCCCAGGGAGACTACAA acgGCAACAAAAGGTGTGGAACCTCTTGTTTGTACAGACTGGATTCGTCACAAATTTACGAGGTCAAGAATTCCAGATGAA GTTTTTCAGCCTTCACCTGAAGATCATGAAAAATACGGTGGGGATCCACAGCAACCTCATAAACTGCATATTGTTACCAGGATAAAAAGTGCAAAAAGACGTCCATATTGGGAGAAAGATATAATAAAGATGCTTGGGTTACAAAAA GCACACACTCCTCAAGTTCACAAGAATATCCCTTCAGTGAATGCAAAGCTGAAAGTGGTTAAACATTTGATAAG AATCAAGCCCCTGAAGCTGCCCCAGGGTCTCCCAACAGAGGAGGACATGTCCAACACGTGCCTGAAAAGCACTGGCGAGCTGGTTGTGCGGTGGCTTCTGAACCCCACGGACCAGGAAGCGAAGAAGTGCTGA